The genomic window cgtttttgttttcaaaatgctataactttttcaaaaattgaccgtttgggatctttttttttacatatgtttttaaatgtacttttcggaaaaaattcaaaaaaaatttttaaaattttttttgtaatttttcagtttttcgagatttttcgaatttcgcccttttttcttttttttctcataaaaaacttcaatcaattctgcaatcatcccgactaatcccggagtgggccgagaattttttttttttttttttatttaattggaaaaaaactttaaatttttttgtattttttccgaaaagtacatttaagaacatatttaaaaaaaaaaaatgatcccaaacggtcaatttttgaaaaagttatagcattttgaaaaaacaccgttttttcaaaatatttaaaacttattttgagttggaaaacggtgtttttttcaaaatgctataactttttcaaaaattgaccgtttgggataattttttttttttaaatatgtttttaaatgtacttacagttaaataaaaaaaaaaaaaaaattcttggcccactacgggattagtggggatgattgcagaattgattgaatttttttatgagaaaaaaaaaaaggcgaaattcgaaaaatctcgaaaaacttaaaaattacaaaaaaaaaactttaaaaattttttggaattttttccgaaaagtacatttaaaaacatattttaaaaaaaaatgatcacaaacggtcaatttttgaaaaagttatagcattttgaaaacaaaaacggtgttttttttaaattcattactttttttgagttggatgaaaaaatttgaaaaacttctgaaaaacgtctttcgtaagctagaaaaagaagaaacactttcagccaattctaaaggggtcgggttcaaaattggtcgaaatgggatggaataccccatatatacgtAATATGTCTGTTGTATAGAGTCAAGTTGTTAGCTTCAAGTATTTTTGTATTAGCCTTTTGTTTTCTGTATATAATTTAGGGTTTAGTTATCTCTTTCgttatacaaattttgtttattattgcCACATCCATTCTTCGGAAAATATCATCTGTAAATTCATTAAATTAACTTTTGTCTTGCTGCCACTGACATCACATTTTAGCattcattaaaatttttgtttaggtTTCATGTTCCGTACAGTATATAATGATATTAGAATACATTAAGAGCAAAAACTTTGTTAGTTTTCGCTAATACTATTGATTTCgttttgttcttgttttttttttaattttttttttttttgttttttttgcattttgttgcagttcatatgtatgttttgttttttgacaaattttaaacaaattttctgtcagatttttattgaaaacactttttatttatttgttaattaaaatccATTTAATAGTATGCAGTGTATATTTATTTATAccttaaaattgatttattatttacAGCTGTTCttaataatttcgaaattttaattGCTTAAAGTTGTAAAACATGTTTTTTGGCTTAATTTGACCATGTGgagactttgtttttttttaaataaattcacaAATAATAAACAATGGGAGCAGTCTGTAAAAAGTAAcagcttaataaaaaaaaattgtgttattCTGCAATCCGAAATCATGTGGACTTTGCATTCAACCAATAATCTACAAATTCTATATAAAACAAATTACAAGTTTAGAAAGCAAATGTTAAAAAATCAATTTAATGAATCAGCTTGAAAAAATAATAGTGTAACTTTTAAACTAATGAAAAATGTATGTGTATCTTAATAAATATACGGAAAAAACGAGTTACAGATTCAATACATATGGAGACTTGTGtttaggaaaaaataaataactactccataaaaaaaatatatgctaatacaaaaattttaaaaattctccaACCAAATGCAACTGATAttgaaaaatttacaacaaaagcTCGAAAATTCTCCGACAAATAACGGCGTGGACTAAAAACAGTACACCAAAgaatgaatttttaaaatttttcaaaattctcTAACAAATTACAGTGAGAATTAAAGCTCTACCGGCGGTTTACGAGTTTTCTGATCTAATAAAGTCGAAAAGCGAAACTTATTCTCAAAAGCGTTAACAACGAACAATTTGtggttactcaaaatttatttaataaaaaattgtttttgaaagctacatttttgaaaaatattgaaaaagttcaaaattaacTGAAGTTTtgttagcctttctttttatgcAAAAAACATGACTTCCTTTATTTCCTTAAGACAAtgcatttttgaaaatattttcgtaATTTGTGGAACGTCATGTATAGTGGAAAATTTTGGTCTATAAGCCTTAGCAACTCCAACAAAAAtttcttcaaacatttttttttcgataaaatgtCTAACAAGCAGTTAAATATGATTCAAAAACTCTACCTCAATGTAAGTGTAGATGTTGGATGAACATGAGATTaaaattcttttaaattatttaaaacctCTACTAAATTTAAGGATTATAAATTTCGAAAAAGCATATAATCTTAGTAAATGGTTTTACGCTCTCATACacttatatattattatatttagaCAAAAAACTTAATCTGAAGAAATATTAAAGTAGTGAAAAGCTGCCAGAGCGATTTTCGCAACAGAATAACTTTCAAAAGATGAAATACAGAACTCTCTATTAAACTGAAACTCTCCCACAATCCGAATATTCGGCAATTGCTAACAAATACTTTTAATAAATTTGACTCTctacacaaatttttcaaataaaaaaaacgcgGCTATAGAAATCAAAAATACACTCCAAAACCTCATCAACTCAACTCAGGCACAACGCTTTTGATAGCTCAACTATTCACCAGCTTAAGCCTAACTCTCACCAGCTTAGGCATGACTCTCATTCCTATTATCTGCCTTATGCTGATGCGTTTGTTGGTCTGCGCCGTTAGCAACCGAAATCCTACCGTTTGCATTGATGTTAGGCGGTGGTGACGTCAACTCGCCATTTGCGCGCTCAACAACGTCTACCTCAGCAGCTGGAGTATTAGCAGCATCCGACGTACCACTAGACACAGTTACGCCAGCACTTTGTATTTCAATAGTTGTAGCAGGTTCTGCACCACCCTGACCACTTTCAACATTCAATTCATTACGTCTCATTGGCGGAGTATTTGCGTTGACATgcattgtattattattatttggtaCATCATTATTATTATCCATTGCATCATCAACGCTTACAACTGCAGCACCTGGAAGTATCACATTACTGTTATTAGCATTATCCACTTCTGCATTGACACGCTGATAATTGGACATAGCGACTTGATAGGATGGTGGTGGTGCTTGTTTCATATATTGTGCAATAGCTTCATCATAATTTGGCAAGAGGGTTGTGTAGGCGCGTTCCTGACCCAACAAGCCGCCACCACCCAATTCAGGTAATACACATGGTAGTAGAGAGCGTAAGTTCTGCTGGCGTAATGTGAGATATTTATAACAACGCCAAACAATGCCAATTGTGTAGGCTTTCAAAAATACAATGCATATAAAAACAACCAAAACGATAATCATTAATTCCTCTTGTGACATTTCGAGTAATTTCTCACGCCAAGGTAGACGATGCGATTCGGCAATTAGGCGATGTATAGCCTGTAGATAACAAATGTAGCCAGCAGCAGTGAgactataaaaaaataaaccgAAATAAATACATTCCAGTTGAATATGTACactgaataatttaaatattcATAACAAAACCTACGTAGTAATAGCAAAATCAAATAGCTGTAGGCAGAAAAATGGCAATAAATGTGAGGGTTTTCCCTTTAATGTGCCATAAATCATCATTAATGTAATTGCTATCATGCAAGTGCAAACTAAACCGCCCATATCAAAGTTATCTGTggaaaaaaagaaacaattgagCCGCTGAGCATCTatcaatattacatatatacatagtagGTAGTATGTATTAAATAATGCTTACGATATTGTTTACGATAACTGAGCGTATGATCACGATATGGGTAAGGTGGATCGACCTTGCTGAGCGGTGTGGGCAAAGCGGGTGCATTCAAGTCTACGGTGTAATCGTAGCCACTTTCGAGCTCTTCCATCATGTGCGGATTGCGCCATATTACAGCGAGTAGACTGAGTGCTAATATATTTAGAAACTGAAAAGAGATAAGGAAATGTGATGGAATTAAATAAGAATCATTACTTAAATGTCAAAGAAATTATGATAAAATAAACTTATAGTAATTTAAGTGTATAATACAGATTAAATTTCCATTGCTTCAAGCGCTTAAACTTTTTCATCCTTTTccactaaaattttgaaaaactctACATCTTTAAAGCTTTTTAACGGCTCATTTCAAGTTATACCATGTCAAAAGAGGTGCAGCGacacatttaataaaatgatatcgAAAGTCTCCAATTTTGGAGAGTTTCAAAATAAAGCATAGTCCATGGTTTAGTTAAGAGTaacaatgaaaaattttaattggacAAGCTTTCCACCTTGTAAAAAAATTCTACCTACTTTAAATCATAAGAAACATGAAAGTAAAGACTTGTGTATCTCAGACGTTCTGTTAAAAAGTTTGTACCTCAGCGAAAACCTTTATAACGTCGTATCTAAGGAGGTCGCTGAAAAATGttgtaaatgaaaaaatcaattttttctgTTGCATAGAGAGCTGCAAATTTGGCCCAATTACAcacttcgaaaaaaaaatcaGTTGTTGGGCAGGAGAAATGTGAATTTAACTTAACAATTCACAAAGGACTTTAATTCAGGAGccgctgttattccttttataatataattccttgcaaaac from Eurosta solidaginis isolate ZX-2024a chromosome 3, ASM4086904v1, whole genome shotgun sequence includes these protein-coding regions:
- the LOC137243158 gene encoding lysosomal-associated transmembrane protein 4A; this encodes MLRIRIKMGPQQRNKEWTCCFGVLHVHTATIMIGLWHLFLNILALSLLAVIWRNPHMMEELESGYDYTVDLNAPALPTPLSKVDPPYPYRDHTLSYRKQYHNFDMGGLVCTCMIAITLMMIYGTLKGKPSHLLPFFCLQLFDFAITTLTAAGYICYLQAIHRLIAESHRLPWREKLLEMSQEELMIIVLVVFICIVFLKAYTIGIVWRCYKYLTLRQQNLRSLLPCVLPELGGGGLLGQERAYTTLLPNYDEAIAQYMKQAPPPSYQVAMSNYQRVNAEVDNANNSNVILPGAAVVSVDDAMDNNNDVPNNNNTMHVNANTPPMRRNELNVESGQGGAEPATTIEIQSAGVTVSSGTSDAANTPAAEVDVVERANGELTSPPPNINANGRISVANGADQQTHQHKADNRNESHA